The Campylobacter curvus genome includes the window TTGCAAAAATTTATGAGTGCATAAGAGGGCTAAATTTAAAAGAGCTCAAAGAATTTTTGCCGGTAGATATCTATCGTGGGGCCGGACTGGAAAATTCTGCCAGCGTGAGCCTTAAATTCACATTTCAGGATATGGACAAGACCCTTGAAGACGAAGAGGTCGGCGTCTTGATGGATAAAATTTTAAGCGAGCTCAAGACGAAGCTAAATATCGGTATCAGATGAAAGTTCGTATACTAAACGAGCCTATAAACGCCGAGCTCTCGCGCATAGCCGCCGATAAATCGATCTCTCATAGATGTGCGATATTTTCACTACTTAGCAATAAACCATCGCACGTTAGAAACTATCTAAAAGCCGGCGATACGCTAAATACGCTAGACATCGTGAAGGCTTTAGGCGCGCAGATCCAGGAGAGGGGCGAGGAGCTCATCATCACCCCGCCGGAGAAAATCCTTGAGCCTGACGTAGTTTTGGAATGCGGGAATTCCGGCACTGCGATGCGCCTTTTTATGGGGCTTTTAGCGGCTCAAGAGGGCTTTTTCGTTTTAAGCGGAGACAAATATCTAAATCGTCGCCCGATGGCGCGCGTGGCTAAGCCGCTAGTGGCGGTCGGAGCCAAGATAGACGGCGCAAACGAGGCAAATACCGCACCTCTTTGCATACGCGGCAAAAAGCTAGAGCGTTTTAAATATGATAGCCCGGTGGCCTCCGCGCAGGTAAAAAGCGCACTTTTGCTCGCTGCACTTTATTCAAATGGCTGCGAATTTTCAGAGCCAGAGCTTAGTCGCGATCACACGGAGCGTATGCTAAGAGGCATGGGCGCAAAGATAAAGACGCAAGGCGCCAGTATAGCTCTTGAGCCTATGGATGCGCCGCTAGCGCCACTTGATATAGACGTACCAAACGATCCCAGCTCTGCATTTTTCTTTGCCGTCGCCGCATGCATCATACCAAATTCTCATATCGTGCTAAGAAATGTGCTTTTAAACGAAACGCGCATCGAGGCATATAAAATTTTACAAAAAATGGGCGCGGGCATAAAATTCAAAGAGATATCCGGCAAATACGAAAGTATCGGCGATATCGAAATAAGATACGCCGCGCTGAATGCCGTAGAGGTGAGCGAAAATATATCTTGGCTCATCGATGAGGCGCCCGCACTCGCCATTGCTTTTGCAAACGCAAAGGGCACCAGCGTGCTAAAAAACGCAAAGGAGCTTCGTGTCAAAGAGTGCGATCGCATCGCCGTAACGGTAGCCGGACTTAAAAAATGCGGCGTAACGGCGCGAGAACTTGAAGACGGCTTTGAAGTGAGCGGCTGCGATGCTAGCTGCGCTATCATCGACAGTCACGGCGATCATCGTATAGCGATGAGCTTTGCGGTGCTGGGACTAAAATGCGGGATGATAATCGAAAAAAGTGAATTTATCGCGACATCGTTTCCAAATTTTATCTCGATACTTCGAAAAATAGGTGCTAGCGTTGAAGATTGAGCTTGCTAGTAGCTACGGCTTTTGCTTTGGGGTAAAGCGCGCCATAAAGATAGCCGAAAATGCAGGCGATGCCGCTACTATCGGACCTCTCATACATAATAACGAAGAGATAAACCGCCTAGCTACGAATTTCAATGTCAAGACTCTCAACGGCATAAATGAGCTAAAGGACGAGAAAAAGGCCATCATACGCACTCACGGCATCACGAAAAGCGATCTGGCCGAGCTTAAAAAGACCGATATCAAAGTCATAGACGCCACTTGCCCGTTCGTGACCAAGCCGCAGCAAATTTGTGAGGATATGAGCAATGCGGGATACGATGTCGTGATATTTGGCGATGAAAATCATCCCGAGGTCAAAGGCGTGAAGTCCTATGCCAGCGGAAAGGTTTATGTCGTGCTTGATGAGAGCGAACTTGAGGGAGTGAAATTCAGACAAAAAGTAGCACTCGTCAGTCAAACGACTCGTAAAGTCGAAAAATTTATACAAATAGCGAACTACTTGATGTTACGCGTAAAAGAGGTGCGAGTTTTCAATACTATCTGCAACGCGACCTTTGAGAACCAGGAGGCGGTCAAAAATTTAGCCAAAAGAGCCGATGTGATGATAGTCATCGGTGGTAAAAATAGCTCTAATACAAAGCAGCTTTATCTGATATCTAAAAATTTCTGCGAGGACAGCTACCTGATAGAGAGCGAACACGAAGTCGAGAAAAGCTGGTTTGAGGGCAAGAATTTATGTGGTATAAGTGCGGGAGCGAGCACGCCTGACTGGATCATACAAAAAGTCGTCGACGTGATAGAGAAATTTTAAAATTCAACCTCAAATAAGCGAGTTTTAAATATAATAAAATACTTTGCCCTAGGCAAGAAAAAACACAAAAGGATCAAGATGGCTGTGAACAAGAGCGTTCAACTAAGCAAAGCAAAAGACGAGGATATCGAAGATATCGATTTTGCTGCAATGTTAGAGGAGTCTTTCAAAAAGACTGAAGAGGATAGCGACGGTGTGATCGTCGATATCAAAGGTGACGAGGTTTTGGTAAACGTCGGTAAAAAATCAGAGGGGATTTTAAATATTTCCGAGATAACCGACGCAAATGGCGACTTGATGTATAAGGTTGGCGATACTATCAAGGTAGCGATAACCGGATCAAGGGGCGGAAGGCCTATCGTTTCACATAAAAAAGCGCTTAAGAAAGAGAAAGTCAAGGCCTTTATCGAGGCTTACGATCCTGAAAATTCTGGTGAGATAGACGTTAAGATCGTCAATAAAAATAAAGGCGGATTCGTCGCCCAAGATGCAAACGGAGTAGAATTCTTCCTGCCTAAAACTCAAAGTGGGTTTAAAAATGCAAACGACGTAGTCGGCAAATCTTACAAAGTAAGAGTGATAAAAGTCGATAAAGACGAAAACAGCATCGTCGTATCACGTAAGAAAATTTTAGACGATGACCGTAAGAAGCGCAAAGAGGCATTAGCAAATATCGTCGATAACGCTGATGTGATAGAGGGAACTATCAAAAAGATCACGACTTATGGTATGTTTGTCGATGTGGGCGGTGTTGACGGACTCGTTCATTACAGCGAGATAAGCTACAAAGGACCGGTAAATCCAAGCTCTCTTTACAACGAAGGCGATAAAGTCTTGGTAAAAGTTATCAGCTACGATAATGAAAAACGCCATCTGTCTTTATCTATCAAGGCAGCGATGCCTGATCCTTGGGAAGAGATATTAAGCGACGGCCTGGAAGTAGGAGACACTATAAAAGTTATCGTAAGTAACATCGAGCCTTACGGAGCTTTCGTCGATCTAGGCAACGATATAGAGGGATTTTTACACATATCTGAAATTTCATGGGATAAAAATATTAAAAACCCAAAAGATCACATCAGCGAAGGTCAAGAGATCGATGTCGAGGTCATCGAGATCGACGCAAAGGGACATCGCCTAAGAGTGAGCCTTAAAAATTTACTTCCAAAGCCGTTTGACGAATTTAAGGCTAAATTTAAAGAGGGCGATGTAGTAAAAGGCGTAGTCACCACAGTCACGAATTTTGGTGCATTCATCCGTATCGACTGCGTAGAAGGCTTGCTCCATAACGAAGACGCCTCTTGGGATAGAAACGACAAATGTAAAGATATGTTCAAACCAGGCGACGAGGTCGAGGTCAAGATCATCAAGATAGACAACGCCGAGCAGAAAATTTCGCTTAGCCTCAAGGATCTAAAACAAAGTCCGGTTCAAGAATTTGCCAATAAATTCAACGTAGGCGACATCGTAAAAGGCACTATCCGCGATATCAAAGACTTTGGCGTATTCGTCGAGCTTGGCGATAATGTCGATGCGCTCATCCGCAAAGAAGACCTTGGCAGCGTTGATGCCCAGAGCCTAAAAATAGGCGACGAGATAGAGGCGGCGATAGCCTTTATCGATGAGAAGAAAAACAGAATTCGTCTAAGTATCCGCCGCTTGGCTAAACAAAAAGAGCGCGAAGTACTAAACGAGATAAACGATAACGACAAGGTTACGCTTGGCGATATCATCAAGGAACAATTGCAGTAATAAATGGGTAGACATGCTCTTTTGGCCGTCGTTATCCTTTTGCTTGTAACTCTTGGAGCGGTAGGGATTTTTTTGTTTAGATATGCAAATTTAAATTCCGACCCGGCTTCTAGAGTCGTTTTTAAAAACGAACAAAATTTTACCGATAATAAAAAAGAAAAAAGTAGCTGGATGAGCGAGCTGGCTGCTGTCGGCAAGAAAGACTACGTCTTGCCGGTAAATGAAATTTTTATCGAGTATAATCAGCCTAAAATCGAAAAACCAAAGATCACCGCCTATGAGCTCTTGATAGACAAAAACGATATTTATTCGATGTTTTGTCTCATGCAGACGCTAAAAAGCACCGATGTCGATTTTACGGTCGTAAAAGACGGCACAAAGAGCCAAATTTTCCTAAATACGGAGGACTCGAAACTGCTTCAAAATATAATATTGCAGCTTCGAGTTTATGATATTCACTCAAGTGTAAGAGAGGTAAAACTATGAAAACCATCATCGTTTGCGATGCCATACACCCCGTTGGCTTCGAGCTACTTAAAAAAGAGGAAGATATTAAGATAATCGACGCCGTAAACGTTCCTAAAGATGAGCTTTTGAAAATCCTAGGCGAAGCCGATGTTGCTATAACCAGAAGCTCGACCGAGGTGAACGAAGCTTTTTTAAATGCCGGTAAAAAGCTAAAGGCTATCGTTAGAGCGGGAGTAGGCGTAGATAATGTCGATATAGACGGCTGTTCAAGACGCGGCATAATCGCTATGAACGTGCCTACGGCAAACACTATCGCTGCGGTTGAGCTTACGATGGCTCACATGCTGGCGGCTGCCAGATCGCTTGAATACGCACACAACGACCTGAAGCTGAACAGAATTTGGAAACGCGAAAAATGGTATGGGGTCGAGCTTTTTAACAAAACGCTAGGCATCATAGGCTTTGGAAACATCGGCTCTCGCGTCGCCGCACGCGCAAAGGCCTTTGGTATGAATATCGTTGCTTATGACCCATATATCGATCCCTCAAAGGTCATCGATATGGGCGGCACTTACACTAAAAATTTCGACGATATCTTAAAATGCGATTTTATCACTATTCATACGCCAAAGACTAAAGAGACGACAAATATGATAGGGCGCGACGAGATAGCCAAGATGAAAGACGGTGTGAGGTTGATAAACTGCGCTCGCGGCGGCCTTTATAACGAAGAGGCTCTTGAAGAGGCGCTAAAAAGCGGCAAAGTGGCTTTTGCCGGTATCGACGTTTTTACAAAAGAGCCTGCGACCAGTCACCCGCTACTTGAGCTTGATAATGTGAGTGTTACGCCGCATCTTGGAGCAAATACACTGGAGTCTCAGCGCAATATCGCGGTCGAAGCGGTCGAGCAAGCCATCAGCGCAGCGCGAGCCATCAGCTATCCAAACGCTCTAAATTTACCGATAAAAACGGAAGACCTACCGCCTTTTATCGAGCCTTATGTAGATCTAGTAAGCAAGATGGCCTTTTTGGGTGCGCAGATAAACAAAAAGGAGATCAAGGCCATTCGTATCGAGGCTGAGGGACAAATAGGCGAATTTGCAAATTCCATGCTCACTTTCGCACTCGTTGGAGTGCTCAAAGAGAGCCTTGGTGACGCGATAAACTATGTAAATGCTAAATTTATATGCGATGAAAAAGGCATAGCAAACGAAGCTATCATCGTTCCTCAAAGCGGATATAACAACAAAATTTCAGTCAAAATAACGACCGAAAGTGACGTGACGACGATAAGCGGCACGGTCTTTGGAGAGACCGAGCAACGAATAGTCGGTATAAACGGCTTTAAAACAGACTTCAAGCCAAAAGGAAAGATGATAATCTTTAAAAACCACGACGTGCCGGGTGTCATCGCGCAGATCAGTAAAATTTTGGCGGACGAGAAGATAAATATCGCAGATTTCCGCCTTGGCAGAGGCGATAATGGTATGGCGCTTGCTGTCATCTTGGTCGATGAAAACATCAGCAAAGAGACGCTTGCGAAACTAAATGCGCTTGATACGTGCGTTTGGGCGCAATACGCAGTTATTTAAAATTTAAATTTCGAAAGGAAAAACAATGGCTTATTCAATGGGCGATTTAAAAAAGGGCTTAAAGATAGAGATAGAGGGCGTTCCGTATAAGATCGTCGAATATCAGCACGTAAAACCGGGCAAGGGCGCGGCTTTCGTGCGTGCGAAGATCAAATCTTTCGTAGACGGCAAGGTGCTTGAAAAGACCTTCCACGCCGGCGACAAATGCGAGCAGCCGCATCTTGAAGAAAAAGAAATGCAGTATCTTTACGACGACGGCGAATTTTGCCAGTTCATGGATACGACTACTTACGAGCAAGTGGCGATCAGCGATGAGGACGTGGGTGATGTGAAAAAATGGATGATTGATGGCATGATGGTCGAGATTTTATTTCACAATGGTAAGGCGATCGGTGTTGAGGTGCCGCAGGTCGTGGAGCTAAAGATCGTCGAGACTCCGCCAAATTTCAAGGGCGATACGCAAGGCGGTAAAAAGCCTGCCACGCTTGAAAGCGGTGCGGTCGTGCAGATACCGTTTCACGTGCTAGAAGGCGAGGTCATCCGCGTAGATACCGTCCGTGGCGAATACATTGAGCGCGCGAACAAATAAGCGATTTGGCGGTCGTCGGATCGCCAAGCTTTAATGAAAGAAATTTTTGAAACTCTCATAAAGCAGACCGCTAAACCCCTGCTTAAAGAAAATGGCTTTACTAAAAAAGGTCTTAACTTTTTCAAAAAGCAAAACGAACTCATCTTCACCATAAATTTTCAAAAAAGTAGCACAAATTCGCCTTTTGAGACTAAATTTTACATCAACTGCGGAGTTTATGCGTCGATTTTTGACACCACGCTTGGTAAAAATGCGCGTCTTTACCCCAAAGAGTATGAGTGTCATTTTAGAGAGAGGATCTCGGCTATCCTCAAAGAAAAAGATGGATACTTTATCGATCAAAATACCGACGTAAGCGAGCTTGGCAAAAAGCTGACGCAGGATCTGAATTTAGCGATCAAATTCTTTGACGAGATAAAAAACGCCGATGATCTTGTGAAAATTTTATTAGCTAAGGGTGGGCTAAATTTGATAGATACGATTTTTGAATACCTTTTAGCAACCAAAAATGAGAAAAATTTCATAGAACAAAGCTGGAAGCTTCATGCAAAATACGGAAATGAAGCAAGATGGCAAATTTTTGAAAATAAGATAAATAAAATGCTCGAAAAATATGGGCTAGAAAAGGTAAATTTTAATGAAATGGTAAAAAGGTCGGACTAGCCGACCTTGAAATCAAGCTGTCTTGCGCCCTAGATGCTTATTGATAAGCCTTGTGATCTCTTCGCCGTGAGGAAATCTCGCCTCATCGTTACCGATTCGATCTTTTTTTGAAAATATCACGTCGCCATCAACTTCGACGATAAAATTTCCACCGTCTCCAATGACTAAATCAACTCTTGCATCGCCGAAATTCTTTTTTATCTCATCTTCTACACGAGAAGCTACCGGACGATAGTTTCAAGAGTTGCAGTAAATGATTTTTACGTGCATCGCTCTTTCCTTTCTTTTGAGATAGGCCTTGATATTAGCATAAATTTATTAACGAGCAGTATAATTAGAAAAATTTAAGGAGTGAAAAATGAAAAGAGTTGCGGTGATTTTTGCTAACGGTTTTGAGGAAATAGAGGCTTTGAGCGTTGTGGATATTTTAAGGAGAGCCGACATAGACGCTTTGTGTGTAGGGCTTGATAGGGCTTTGGTGGTCGGATCTCACGGCGTTAGCGTGAAAGTCGATCTGCTACTTAGCGAGCTAAGAGAGATAGAGCTCGATGCTATCGTGCTTCCCGGAGGACTACCCGGTGCACAAAATTTAGCAGACAGCAAGGAGCTTGGTGAAATTCTAAGACGCTTTGATGATAACGGCAAGCTAATCTGCGCGATCTGTGCCGCACCGATGGCATTGGCAAAAGCGGGTGTTTTAAAAGACGCTTTTACTTGTTATCCCGGCTTCGAGACAAACGTGAGAGCCGATAAAAATGGCTACATCAGTGATAAAAACGTGATCTGCGATCATAACATAATGACATCTAGAGGACCTGCAACTGCTATGGAATTTGCCCTTGAGATCGTCAAAGAGCTAAACGGCACAAGCTCGTATGAGAGCGTTAGAGACGGATTGCTTTATCATAGTTTATAAAAAATATGTAATTACACATTTTAAAATTTTGATTTAAAAAAGGGCTTTGAATTTAGTTTTTAAACTGGAGTGCGACTTCGATTTTTACGGTGATATATAACTTTTAAGGTTTATTTTTTAAAAATTTTATCGTAAAAATAAAATTTCATAGCTTTTTTGCTCAAAATTTAGGTATCATTTCAATAACCGAATAATTCGGAAATTTTTTTAAGGGAATGTTCCTGTGAATATTTATGTAGGAAATTTGTCATATCGTATGACAGAGGCAGAGTTGAAGGAAGCTTTTGCGCAGTTTGGCGAGGTAAAGCGTGCAAAAATCGTTAAAGATCGCGATACAAATCGCTCAAAAGGTTTTGGATTTGTTGAAATGGACGACGCGAACGAGGGTCAAAGAGCTATCGACGCGCTTAATGATAAGGAACTGGGCGGACGCACTCTAAGAGTAAATGAAGCTCGCCCGAAAGAGTAAAATCACCCTGCCGTCAAGCTTTGGCGGCATCATCTCACGTATAGCCCCCACACCAAGCGGCTACCTTCATCTTGGCAATGTTTACAACTTCTTGCTGACCTATCTCTTTACTCGTGCAAAGGGTGGCTTTTTAAATTTACGCATCGATGACTACGATATTGGCAGATATAGGCGCGAATTCGTGCAAAATATCTTTGACGTGCTCGAATTTTTACAGCTTGATTATGACGGCGGAGCTAGGAATTTAGCTCAGTTTGAAGCCAAATTCAGCTTTAAATTCAGACTGAACGAATATAAAAAAGCGCTTGACGGCTTAAAGGGTGAAATTTACGCTTGTGAGTGCTCAAAGCATACGCCAAATGCCTATAAAAACGGCATTTATCAAGGTCTTTGCAGGTATAAAAATTTAAAATTCACAAAAGGGCTCACTTCGCTTAAAATTTTAGTCGATAGCAGCGACGAGCTTGGCCGTGAGGTCGGTGAAAATTTAGGCGATTTCATGCTTTATAAAAAGGATGACACTCCCGCTTACAACCTAGCTAGCGTCGTGGACGACGAGCTTCTTGGTGTAAATTTCGTAGTTAGAGGAGAGGATCTACTGGGCTGCACGCAGGCTCAAATTTATCTATCAAGGCGCTTAGGTTATAAATTTCAAAATGCAAATTTTATCCACCACGCCCTTTTCATGGACGGGGACAAAAAGCTATCCAAATCATCGAATGCTCCTGCGATCGACTTTAAAAACGGGGCGAAATTTTACTACAAGATAGTAGCCGATCGGCTCGCACTAAACCCGCTTTGTTGCGACAAACTATCAAATTTAGCCTACGAATTTAAAATTTCTCAAAGCAAAATACAAGCCCTCTAAAAGTTAAATTTCGCTACCATTTGGCTATTAAAAAGGAAGCAAAATGAGCGATTTCACACATCTTCATCTACACACCGAGTATTCACTGCTTGACGGGGCGAATAAGATAAAAGAGCTGGCTCACGTCCTGCATGAGCGCGGTGACACGAGCGCAGCCATAACCGATCACGGCAATATGTTCGGGGCGATAGATTTTTACAAAACGATGAAAAAAGAGGGCATAAAGCCGCTTATTGGCATCGAGGCTTATATCCACAACGCCGATGATCTGGGCGATAAGAGCAGCAAACAGCGCTTCCACTTGATCTTGATCGCTAAAAACGAGACCGGCTATAAAAATCTGATGTATCTTAGCTCGATGAGCTACATCGAGGGCTTTTACTACTATCCTAGGATCAATAAAAAAATTTTAAAAGAGCACAGCGAGGGCATCATTTGCTCGTCAGCCTGCCTTCAAGGCGAGGTGAGCTGGCATCTAAATTTAAGCGAGCGAAACCTGAAATACGGCGCCAAAGGCTACGAAAAGGCAAAAGAGGTCGCGCTGGAATACAAAGAAATTTTCGGCGATGATTTTTACCTTGAGATCATGCGCCACGGCATCGGCGATCAGCGCAGGATAGATGACGATATCCTAAGGATCGCAAAGGAAACTGGCATAAAGGTCATCGCCACGAACGATACGCACTACACCTTCAAAGAGCGTGCCGACGCACACGAGGTGTTTATGTGTATCGCTATGAACAAACTACTTGACGATCCAAACCGCCTGCGCCACAGCGTGCATGAGTTTTTCGTAAAGAGCGAAGACGAGATGAAGCGCCTGTTTTTAGACATCCCGGAAGTCATCGAAAATACAAAAGAGATCGTGCAAAAGTGCAACCTCGAGATAAAGCTGGGTAACCCTACGCCTCCAAATTTTAAATTTACTCTTGAATGTGCGGCCGAGCGCGGGCTAAATTTACCGGAGCCCAAAAACAGATATAGCTTTAAAAACGATGCCGTATTTTTCGAGTATGAGTGCAAAAAAGGGCTTGAAGAGAGGCTGAAATTCGTCCCTGAAAATTTACACGAGGAGTATAAAAAGCGCCTCGAGCGAGAGATCGAGATCATAAATAAGATGAATTTCCCGGGCTATATGATGATAGTTTGGGATTTTATAAACGAGGCCAAGAGCCGCGGCGTACCGGTAGGCCCCGGACGAGGATCCGCCGCTGGCAGCTTGGTCGCTTATTCGCTAAAGATCACCGACCTTGATCCTATACCATACAACCTGCTTTTTGAGAGGTTCTTAAACCCTGAGCGCGTGAGCATGCCTGATATCGACGTGGACTTTTGCCAAAGCAGACGCGGCGAGATCATCGACTACGTCACGCAAAAATACGGCAAGTATAACGTCGCGGGCGTCATCACCTTTGGTAAACTGCTTGCAAAGGGCGTCATACGCGATGTCGCACGTGTTTGCGACATGCCATACGCCGAGGCTGACGCGATGGCAAAGCTCATACCTGACGAGCTTGGCATCACGCTAAAAGATGCATTTGAAAAAGAGCCAAAGATCAAAGAGCTGATCGACAAAAATCCAAAGGCGGCTAAAATTTGGAAATTTGCGCTCGATCTTGAGGGCCTAAACCGAAATGCCGGCCAGCACGCAGCGGGCGTAGTCATCTCAAACGAAGAGCTATGGAACAAAACGCCGCTCTTTCGCCAGCCAAACAGCCCCGAGGATCGCTACGTGACGCAGTATAGCCTCAAATACCTCGAGGATGTCGACCTGATAAAATTCGACTTTCTCGGGCTAAAGACGCTTACGGTGATCGACAACGCCATAAAGCTGGTCAAACGCCGCACCGGTAAGGACGTCATTTGGGAGCAGATAGATAAAAACGACAAGCCTGTTTATGACATGATACAAAGCGGCCAGGCGATCGGCATCTTCCAGATAGAGGGCGAGGGCATGAGAAAGCTAGGCACCAGCCTGCGTCCGGACTGCTTCGAGGATATCGTCGCGATGCTGGCGCTCTACCGCCCGGGACCGATGGAAAGCGGCATGCTGGATGACTTCGTCAAAAGAAAACACGGCGAAGCGGCGATCACATACGCGTTTAAGGAGCTTGAGCCGATCCTAGCGCCGACATACGGAGTCATCGTCTATCAAGAGCAAGTCATGCAGATAGTCCAAAAGATCGGCGGCTTTAGCCTAGGAGGCGCCGACCTCGTCCGCCGTGCGATGGGTAAAAAAGACCCAGAGCTACTTCGCCAGCAAAAAGAGCTCTTTGTCGAAGGCGCTAAAAAAGAGGGCTTTAACGTGCAAAAATCTGGCGATTTGTTTGATCTGATCTTGAAATTTGCGGGTTATGGCTTTAATAAATCACACTCCGCAGCCTACGCTTACGTGACCTTTCAAACGGCCTTTTTAAAGGCTTATTACCCGGCTGAATTTATGGCTGCGCTACTAACCAGCGAGGAGAGCAACGTCGATAAGATCGTTCGCTACATCGATGAGAGCAAACGCCTAAAAATCGATGTCCTGGCACCGTCGATCAACAAGTCGATGAAGGAATTCAGCGTCGTGGACAACGGCGGACACGATGGTATCATCTTTGGCCTTGGCGCGATAAAGGGCGTGGGCGGTGCAGCTATCGAAAACATCATCTATGAGCGCGAAAACGGCGGGGAATTTAAAGATTTTAACGACCTGGTCTCAAGGATAGATGCATTCAAGGTCAATAAAAAGGTCTTTGAAAGCCTCATAAAGGCGGGCTGCTTCGATGAATTCGGCCATACTCGCAAGATGCTTTTAGCAAACATAGAAAATATAATCGAAGCTTGCAAAAACGCCGCTCAGATACGCAAAAATGCGGCCCAGAGCCTATTTGGCGAGGACGAGAGCATGAACGACGTGAAGATAAATTTTGATCCTGTGGACGGCGAATACGACATCAAGCAGATATTAAAATTCGAGCAAGAAAGCGTGGGTATCTACCTCTCGGGACATCCGCTTGATGACTACCGCGAGAAGATAAGCCAGATCAAATACACCCTCAGCTCGGAATTTGAAAATTTACCGCAAAGCGCCGAGATCTTGGTCGTCGGCAAGATCGAGGACTTTAGCACACGTATAACAAAGAGCGGCAA containing:
- the dnaE gene encoding DNA polymerase III subunit alpha; translated protein: MSDFTHLHLHTEYSLLDGANKIKELAHVLHERGDTSAAITDHGNMFGAIDFYKTMKKEGIKPLIGIEAYIHNADDLGDKSSKQRFHLILIAKNETGYKNLMYLSSMSYIEGFYYYPRINKKILKEHSEGIICSSACLQGEVSWHLNLSERNLKYGAKGYEKAKEVALEYKEIFGDDFYLEIMRHGIGDQRRIDDDILRIAKETGIKVIATNDTHYTFKERADAHEVFMCIAMNKLLDDPNRLRHSVHEFFVKSEDEMKRLFLDIPEVIENTKEIVQKCNLEIKLGNPTPPNFKFTLECAAERGLNLPEPKNRYSFKNDAVFFEYECKKGLEERLKFVPENLHEEYKKRLEREIEIINKMNFPGYMMIVWDFINEAKSRGVPVGPGRGSAAGSLVAYSLKITDLDPIPYNLLFERFLNPERVSMPDIDVDFCQSRRGEIIDYVTQKYGKYNVAGVITFGKLLAKGVIRDVARVCDMPYAEADAMAKLIPDELGITLKDAFEKEPKIKELIDKNPKAAKIWKFALDLEGLNRNAGQHAAGVVISNEELWNKTPLFRQPNSPEDRYVTQYSLKYLEDVDLIKFDFLGLKTLTVIDNAIKLVKRRTGKDVIWEQIDKNDKPVYDMIQSGQAIGIFQIEGEGMRKLGTSLRPDCFEDIVAMLALYRPGPMESGMLDDFVKRKHGEAAITYAFKELEPILAPTYGVIVYQEQVMQIVQKIGGFSLGGADLVRRAMGKKDPELLRQQKELFVEGAKKEGFNVQKSGDLFDLILKFAGYGFNKSHSAAYAYVTFQTAFLKAYYPAEFMAALLTSEESNVDKIVRYIDESKRLKIDVLAPSINKSMKEFSVVDNGGHDGIIFGLGAIKGVGGAAIENIIYERENGGEFKDFNDLVSRIDAFKVNKKVFESLIKAGCFDEFGHTRKMLLANIENIIEACKNAAQIRKNAAQSLFGEDESMNDVKINFDPVDGEYDIKQILKFEQESVGIYLSGHPLDDYREKISQIKYTLSSEFENLPQSAEILVVGKIEDFSTRITKSGKKMGTINVLDFHGNIEIAIFERELANVEDVWSDGVKRDLPYAFKINISRDDQFVRTNLNEFYSLEDAVNLDFKTRQIRQGNKFSRAAANSAEPVKVRNYGVLEILLNLNELNKHKIAEIYHLAFTRHALGNEKRLVLKIKNENAGEILVYNTSFLVNDELGSEIEKLALGA
- a CDS encoding glutamate--tRNA ligase family protein, with amino-acid sequence MKLARKSKITLPSSFGGIISRIAPTPSGYLHLGNVYNFLLTYLFTRAKGGFLNLRIDDYDIGRYRREFVQNIFDVLEFLQLDYDGGARNLAQFEAKFSFKFRLNEYKKALDGLKGEIYACECSKHTPNAYKNGIYQGLCRYKNLKFTKGLTSLKILVDSSDELGREVGENLGDFMLYKKDDTPAYNLASVVDDELLGVNFVVRGEDLLGCTQAQIYLSRRLGYKFQNANFIHHALFMDGDKKLSKSSNAPAIDFKNGAKFYYKIVADRLALNPLCCDKLSNLAYEFKISQSKIQAL